Genomic segment of Arachis stenosperma cultivar V10309 chromosome 4, arast.V10309.gnm1.PFL2, whole genome shotgun sequence:
GCTTATGTAATATAAACCACATAACTTTTAGAAACAAATGTAACAATTGAAATGTCTAAAGTGCATCGAGTTAAAATTGATAATAATGTATaatttaaatgtaaaattatattaaacttTGTATTATCAAATAATATCgatgtatttaaaattaaaaggaatTAGATGAATTTAACATCGATCAATCTCTTGAAAATTGTTCAGACTCAGCTCAATAAGAGTTAGAAATCTATATTGCCGGCTACTGACTCGACGGGTCATTAATTTATACGCGTAAAAATGACATGTGTGTTACTCTATACCTCTTGAGAAAGACCTGAACAGTTGGTAGAAATTTTCAGATAGACGGATGCGTGTCAGAGGATCCACCCAAGTACAACTGTACAAGATAGTATAAATAGGAAAGGACCTATTCCTCTCCCAAGATACGTTATCTTTATCCTAATTAGTCGTCCCGTCGTATAGACACTTTTTTTAACATTTGAGTATCTTTACAGGTAGTCCTATTTGCTGACACACCGACGATTGTAGCAGCACATTTTTCGCAAAACTTGCGTTCAAGTCCGAAAACCTTCCTCTCACCAATAGTTGCTCTCGACCCAATATCCAACTGACCTCGCATCTTGACGAGCGACCGAacataaacaaaaaatactatGTGCACATAaatgtagtttaatttattttttatgtatgttttatactaataactatttttaataactaatttaatataatcTAATATAGTTGATTAAAAATCTAAGTATGTATGCAATATTAATAGTAGTACTTAATtgtttaatgaaaaaaaattctcGAATTCAAATTGTTATGAAAGGAAAAAGACTATCTAAAATGATAAAGTAAGCTATTAATCCTATTAAATTTATAACTTTTATCGCATACAAATTTCATTATCTTAGttcagaaataattaaatacttaTTTTCTTACTTTCTGCTATATTCATTTGAGAGTAATTTTAACACTCCAAGTCTCTAGTTTCCACGCTCATTGGATGATACACAAAATTTACTCTGATTAGTTGTAAAATTGTCTACTACCTATTGGTCATAACACAACTTCCACTATAAATAATACCTGACATAATATCACTCTTCCAAATACACCataaacaaaatacaaattaaaaaggTCATTTTTCTAAAGATGAAGCTCGTGTGGAAACCTCACATGATGAAGGTACAAGCTTAAGTAACACCCTTTTCccacttcttcattttcaaaCAAACTTTTGTTTTCATGAATCGTTTAATTGTTTATGCAGGCGATTTCTAGAGCAATCTTTGCTCTATTCTTTGTGACAATGCTAAGTTCAGGGATTGGAGAGAGTAGAAAATCCAAGATTGTAACAACTTCATTTGAGTACAATGCAATAAACTGCAGAGCACACACTGCATCATTGACGGATTTTGGTGGTGTTGGTGATGGAAAAACATCAAACACAAAGGCATTTCAAGCTGCAATTAGTAATCTGAGTCAGTACGGTTCGGATGGCGGTTCCGAGCTCTATGTTCCGGCCGGCAAGTGGCTCACCGGAAGTTTTAGCCTCACCAGCCACTTCACACTCTATCTTGACAAAGATGCTGTTCTACTTGCTTCTCAGGTATCTCAATTTTTATCTTCACTCATTCTTTAATCTAGGCTAATTAAGTTATAATCCACAATCAATTACTAAATCAACTAACCATTTTTAAGATTAAGCGATATTACGAACAGttttattagtaaaaatattCGTTAATCTTCTTTGAGGTTTGAGTTATATAATActtagtatttttgtattttatgaaAGGTGACACTAATCTAATTTTAGAAGTTAAAtgtcattttttgtttttgatattgGAGTGGCAATGGTGTTTTTTTTAAGGGTAATACTaggtaattaataattttttttaacaacaTGAACAACCATCAATCAATTCAAAACACACTACACTTTTAAATTATtcacctaaatcttaatattagaataatcatCCTCACATCTAGTGAAATAAACATCTGATATAtctattattcatattatttagtattttcattgtctacctatacttttctttttttaaaatgtggACGATTGGAGTGTTATTCTTGGAGTGTTATTCTCAAATCTggaatagaaaaatagaaatCAGACCATCCGATTTGTGAGAGATACAGAAATCGGACGATTcgatttgtgttaaaaaaaagttaaaaaatttgagTGACAGAAATCGGACCTCTAATTTATGTACCTctcacaattttaaaaaacataaaaaaattacaatattaaATATATCATTACTTTTAAttccataaaaaaaaaagcGCAGTTAAATGTACCATCCCAACAAAGCTTTTTCCatctttagttgttttatgAATATTAAGATAAGTTTCTTTTTCACTATTTCACTACACATTTACATATATGCCCTGCCTTTGATAGTGTACCACAAATCTGCGTCTggtttgaatattttttatgaaaaaaataataaatttttgttttgtatttttattaaatatttgttcCTCTTTGTAAAAGTTGGAAAACAAGAAATGTAATCACAAACCAAATACACCTTACCAATGTATGAGTTAGTGCTGTTAATTATGTTGAACCACCCATATTTTAGCCATATATAATTTTGGCTAGAACATTTTCCCAGGccaaataaataatttggacTATTTTTTCTTGCGTATTGAGCCAACCGATACTATTCTACTCTTAGATAGAGTGATTGGAAAGAAGATTTTTTGAAATGATATATGttgtcaattttattttatttttggaagaATTCATTGAATTTCATTAAAGAATGTCAATATCATATAGACATAGCCCTTTAATGAAATAGAAATAGTACGTTTTATGAAAGGAATCACGTGACTCACAAAATGATGGAAGCAAAGAATGGTGTCACAAGTTGCCTCACTTTTAGCCTAACCTAAAATACGAGAACAATATTCTTAAATATAATTCATGAAAgcaaaaaagtgaaaaagaaaaaccaTTGTCTTATCACCTTTTGGAATACACACACCAACTCTGCCGGTGCCATAGTGTGGTCCATTACACTTTCGTCATTTCGTCCTTTCTTATTTAGTAGGACAAAAACTTCCACATGTGCTAAATTTGCCACTTTCAtgtgttttcttttaattactaattaatttttaataaaatggTTTAGGATATGAGTGAGTGGCCAACCCTTTCGCCCCTCCCATCATACGGTAGAGGAAGAGATGCACCAGCTGGAAGGTATCAAAGCTTCATATTTGGAACAAATCTCACTGATGTTATCATCACAGGTATGAAccttttttttaaggaaaaaaaaagtacaaaGATTCAATATTGAatctccaaaaaaaaaaaaagtactaaTTAGTAATTATCATAATTTACTTGTTTCAATTAAGGGTGGTAAACAGGCTGTCAAAAGTTCACCAATAAACGGGTCAGACTAAAATAGGCGGTTAAAAATTATAGCCCGTTCCGTTTTGTTGGTGGACAAGGACAACCCGCCATAAATGGCTTTTTTGAAAagtttaaaatttgttttatgaagttaattaaataaaatttataacttgataattaattaattataaaatatatttgataaaattcataaattaaaaaaaacaaatttatttgaattatttataatatttcttAATTCGACAAgacaaaaactaatttaaataaaaaaaattaatataaatttataagtGTATGCCGACTTGCTCCGTCATGCCAAGTCCTATGAATTAAGCGGGATGGTTTgacaagtattttttttttttggcggcctcaatttttaagtttagtatGCCTTTTCGGCAAGTTAAACAGACTCGTTTGGCTGGTTTTGTCCCGATTGTCACTCCTAGTTTCAATATACTAAATGGAGTAATGAGATGATGATGAATTGATGTTTgttgaataaataattaaatattgatattaATGAGGTAGCAAAAAGAATATTGAGATGGTTTTTGGTAAACAGGAGAAAATGGGACCATTGATGGGCAGGGTGCATTTTGGTGGCAACAGTTCCACAGAAAGAAGTTGAAGTACACAAGGCCCTACCTCATTGAACTTATGTACTCAGATAACATTCAAATCTCTAGTCTAACTCTCCTTAACTCCCCATCATGGAATGTTCACCCTGTTTACAGCAGGTAACCCCTCACTTCCATTCAATtaaattataacaaaagttttaaCCTTTAATTCTCCTTTAACAAAATATTCTACATTATGCAGCAATATTATTGTGCAAGGAATCACCATCATTGCTCCTGTCTCATCTCCAAACACAGATGGCATCAACCCAGGTTAGTAAAGATTTGTTTAATTAACGAGTGCATCATTCCTTACTTAATAAAGAGTCTTTAAGGATGAGCCTTGTTGCTAACTCCTTATAACTTTTCTTCACCTTTAAATCAATGTATTTTGATGCAATGTGTTTTGATACATTAATTTACCAATGTTTGTACTGAAATGTTTTATCTCATTTAAATTTTGATCCTTTCAGATTCCTGCACAAATATAAGAATTGAAGACTGCTACATAGTTTCCGGGGATGATTGTGTTGCAGTCAAGAGTGGATGGGATGAGTATGGCATAAAATTCGGTTGGCCAACAAAACAACTAGCCATCAGAAGACTAACATGCATATCACCATACAGCGCAACCATCGCCTTAGGAAGTGAGATGTCCGGAGGCATCCAAGACGTCAGAGCAGAGGACATCACAGCAATCCAAACAGAATCAGGCGTAAGGATCAAGACGGCAGTAGGAAGAGGAGGGTTTGTGAGGGACATATATGTCAAACGGATGAACCTTCACACTATGAAATGGGCGTTCAAGATGACCGGCGACTACAATTCGCATGCCGATAGCCATTATGATCCCAATGCATTGCCTGAGATCAAGGGGATTAACTATAGAGATGTTGTTGCTGAGAATGTTACCATTGCTGCAAGGTTTGAAGGGATATCCAATGACCCTTTTACTGGAATTTGCATTGCCAATGTGACAATAGGGTTGTCTGCAAAGGCCAAGAAACAACCTTGGACTTGTGCTGATATTGAAGGGATGACAAGTGGGGTTACCCCTCCACCTTGTAGCTTGTTACCTGATCAAGGTCCACAAAAAATCTCAGCTTGTGATTTTCCTCAGGAGCCTCTTCCTATTGATAGCTTGGAGCTTAGGAAATGTGCTTCTACTGTGCTACTTTCCTAGTTTCATGAGCTATATTTATGGTTGGGTTGTATTTTGCCTATGTACCATATTTATATGTTATGAGAGAAGTGTTTTTAttgtcttcttttttcttttttaatcttGATATCTTGGAGTTTAAGATATGAGATCCTTGCAATTATAGTAATGAAAATGGAAAATGGTTTTCTTTTCCCTACAAGTTTATGAAACTTGATGGCTTGGCTTGATATTACTGCCAGTTTAAAAGCTAATATTAATAGAAATTTGCTGGTTTTAATCATGACATGAGGATCTTATACAGAATTGATACACTTGACCGTAACGTCACCAAGATAGTTTTACACGTGCATTCAATTATGTAATGTCATTTCAGCCAAAATAACCACCATTTATGTTGATCGTATAAATagtcataaaaaaaaaacgaatgTGATTGATCGACTGTGTAAAACATTTTACACTgagtgtatcaaaattaaacactttaaaaaaaatacaaaaacatcAAATGTCATATAACCTATATATCTGAAAGGTTAATGAATAGTCCTACAAATAAAAAGGTATCTATGTAATACCATCTAACTATAAGTAAAGAAATAAATGCAGTTCAGCCAAATAATAATCCTAGTAACTAGTAAGATTCACGACAGGCAAGCATGTAAAAAAGAGTATTAGAGCATTACATTTTTGTCTCACAATTTATGTCTCTACAAATGAAAACTTCTATTCCTTTTTTTCTCTCCATATTAACACAAATGTGTGATCCCTAACATAAACTACAAATACCTGAAGAGACACCTCAACAACAAATCTCATTGAATCTGAACATAATTTAcccaaaataaaacaaaaaataaattattatatctcAACATATCCAACATATTTCATGTCTTGTGGAAACTAACAACTTCCTAAGAAGTGTTTCACATCAGTTATGAAGTATTTTCACTATGGACATGCAACAGTCAAATGCAAAATTCTCAATAAATAGGTGGATCAGGATTGAACATCACAGATTCTCTCCAGATGAGTTCTTTGATGTCTTCTTCAGTGAATGATGGTTGCTCGAAATCAAAACTGAAAGGTCTCGCGCAAACAGGCTCCTCGTTAATATCGTGAAGCGGTGCCAGGTACGGGTGAGACAATGCCTCATCAACTGCAAAGcaacacaaaacaaaacaaattagTTTAGAtccaacaaaaaaataaaatgaaataaaataaaataaaaataaataaatcctGCATTTATAGAAGACTACTTCAGATTTGATTTAACTTGTCTACATTATCAGTAGAAAATTGTTTTACAATCTTGCATCAATGTTGGATTACAAAGATCCCATAATAATTTCATAGTTTGTAACATTTAAACTTAAGAGGAGAAAAGAATTCAGACAATGATCTTGATGTTAATGACAATTTGATTTAATCTGTTTGTTCTAAATTAACAAATCATTGAAGGTTGTTTTACCTGTAATGCGCCTGTTTGGATCAAACACAAGCATCCTTTCTAACAAATCAACAGCACCGGGAGACATGTTCGGAAATCTAGCAGCGAATTGCTGCCTTGGATATTGTGGAAGCTGTCTTACATATCTACGAGCGTTATCACTCCGTAGAAATCCAAGGCTGGCGTCATCAGGTGAACCTATGAGCTTttaaaagcaaaataaaaaagaaaggcAACACTATACATAAAtttctcaacaagaagaaagTCGAACATAAAGTGTGAGAGAATTTATACTCTATACAAAAAGATGCATGACCTATATCAATCATTGCAAATTATCAGATAGTATGCATCATATGTTACTCCACCTTATTtcgtaaaataaataaataaataaagggaaaaaaaaaaacaaaggtAATGGATAGAAATCATAGAAAGCATAACTTGTATTCAAGTTCATAGGATCCACTTACAAATGCTAATGTTGATAATCCAGTGGAGGAAACTTGCATgcaagtttaaattttattgttaaACTTTGTCAcacaaaaattcaaattcaaatagtgaaaacaattatatatggatccaaaattctgatatatggaagaaacaaaaacaaattaaagcatgcattcagaattCAGCATTAAAAAGTTTCATCCAAGTTCTCAAATTAATACCTCTGTGATCAGTCTCAGCTGATGAACATAATCTTTTCCGGGAAAGAGGGGTTGTCTGGTCATTATTTCACCGAGGATGCAACCAACAGACCATATATCAATAGCTGCAGTATATTCTGAACAATTAAGAAGCAATTCTGGAGCTCGATACCACCGAGTAACCACATATTCAGTCATAAAATCAGTTTCAGATGTAGTTCTAGCAAGCCCAAAGTCTCCGATCTTAAGGTCACAATTTGCATTCAGTAGCAAGTTGCTAGGCTTTAGATCACGGTGTAAGACATTTGCCGAATGTACATATTTGAGTCCTCGTAACAACTGATACAAAAAATACTGCAAAATATACCTTATCAGTTGCTGTGAGAGAAAAAGTAATAATTACATTTAGGCCAAAATACGGCAAAGGAGAATTCACCAAGGAACTGTGGTGatcattaaaatttttcaaattccTGAGAATCTTGCATTGTAAAATCATTCCTATGTAAGGTTTTTAGTGTGAAATTCCTAGGAATGTAAAAACATTCTTGTATCCACACGTTCCATAAAATGCATATGCTAAAGCctaaaagaaaagaagttgtGCTAACCCGACAATGATCATCGGTCAATGGTTGATTGGAACGAATTATTTGATGCAGATCGGTATCCATTAACTCATAAACAACATACACATCATTGAAGTTCTCCTTCTGTGGTGGTCTTATAATGTCTTTAAGGGCTATCACCTTCACCAGAaagtaaaataagaaaatttagaTCATCATATCAACATCCCAATCAATCAACTTTCACGAATCAAAGTGAACATATAGTTAGAGACTGGCTGGCttagaaacaagcatgaagtATCGATTCATTTTATCATTTGAGCacaagaaaaagtgaaaaactgACTCCGCCATCAAATGCCTAAGAAAACATACATACAAACATCAAAAAAGGACACTTAACATGATCTAATTTACTACATTCAAGAGCATGATTTGGGTTGCTAAACTTCAATTATATGATCATGAAAATCAGATACATTACATGGAAGTACAGAACAGTATGCTTCAGTAGAAGAATTTCCATCCTAAAATACATAAACCAAGACATCTACATTGTATATTAATGTATGCATAAGGGAAAAATCATTAGAAATTTGAATCCTATCTAGAGTTCAAATTTATGAATTATACCACATGGTTAATGCATTACTAAGAGCTTTaacatatgagaaaaataataaaagaacgAAATCatatgaaaaacaggaaaatgcATATTTCCAAACAGATAAAAAATGCCATTGCCTTATCCCAAAatcaaagagaaagaaaagaagcaatACTGATGAGGGAAACAAGATTCAAATGTAAGAATGCGGACAAAAAGTTAACCAAAATTACATTTTCATGATCCATGTGACGGAGAAGTTTAATTTCTCGTAAGGTCCTTTTGGCATCTATTCTGTTGTCAAATGCATTGCCAACCTTCTTAATGGCAACTTCATCACGTGTCTCCGCATTCACAGCAGCACTGGAAGAAATGTAGAATAATATTAGTCCATCACAACGTTTATAAACGAAGAATCTAAATCACATGAATCATTGAAGACAATTAATAGTCAAGTGCATCAAATTCTAATAACCATCCACAAATATATACATCCACTTACACTGATGAGTCTAAAAATACCACGAATTGCACTATTTACAGTGTCAACATTACCAAAGATGCCATAAGAATGATTTTGGATTGGCTTTCCTATGGGAAAAAAGTACtttaatgaaaagaaaaaaaaacaatattttaAGAAGGTATTTAGTGAATTCTATATAAAAAAGGTactaatttattttgtatcCAAATAAAAACCCAATCAAAATGCACTGTTTATCTCATTTAAATTTCGGCATGAGTAGAACAATAGCAGTATAGAATGCATCTCTCTGTCCCCATTATCTAGATCTATCTATCTACTACTTTTTACCCATGATCACTCATTTGCAATCCTATCTCCAAGTTCAAACATGAGAAAATAATATAACTGCTGTGATGTGCTCAAATAAAGTATGTCAAATTCTTCACCAATATGAAAATAGATCCTTATCTCtggaaataatagaaaagaatTTCATTTTATGGTTACCTGAAGTCAATAAAATAAGTTGTCACAAGTCAAAGGCAAGTacagaggaaaaagaagaatgaaaactgtAGGCTATGACACACAGATAGCTCCAAACAAAAGTAAATTAAGCTGAAAAACAAGATAATGTAAGGCACAATACTAAATGTGCAAAACTATATCCTAAATAAATTCCATAAGATTGAATCTCGAGTCCCTTTCAATTTCAATGAAGTATTTCTCTGAAACTAAATCAATGACCAAAAATAGTACATTTTTGAACTCTAGAATCACAATCAGCTCAGCTAATAGCTCAAATTCAGCTCATGAATCACACAAACCCCAATACTAAAAGCATTGAATATAAGTTACAACACCATCCACCTGAAGAAACTAACAAAACCACTTTCAAATTCTAAATTCTGAACTAAACTGAGTAAACTCCCActtacattcaaattcaaattcaacaaaaagCTTACGATTGTCATCACAATTCACTTCCTTGCTTTCAAAGTCAACCATTCCAATACCCCCCAAAAATAGAAGATGCAAGCAACAAATAGATCAATAAAGGACAACCCTTTTCacaaaacacacaccaaaacagCAAAACCAACTGATGAAGCAAATCAATCCAACAAAATAACCACAACCccagaaaaaaaaatctttttttgttCCTTACCAAACAATACCATAAGCTCCTCTTCCCACAGGGCGTATGGGGGGAACATACTTCCTTGAAACCTCAAAGAGGTTGCCATAGATATTGTACTGAACATAGCGTCCACCATGAGTTGGAATTCCTCGAATGTTGTTGTGGTCAGCTAAAGAAGGAGCTGACTCAAGAGCCATATCTCTTCGCTGCTGAAGGGTCAGAAACTCAGAATCAAAGATGGGGGAAAAagaggaagaatcaaagggaaaatgaagaaaggaaTGATTTTTAAAGGGAAGAAGCAAAATTGGTGAAATGGGGTGGTAGTGAATTTAGAAGGAACGTGTCGGTAGGAGCAATAGTAAAAGTCTTTTA
This window contains:
- the LOC130973292 gene encoding probable polygalacturonase: MKLVWKPHMMKAISRAIFALFFVTMLSSGIGESRKSKIVTTSFEYNAINCRAHTASLTDFGGVGDGKTSNTKAFQAAISNLSQYGSDGGSELYVPAGKWLTGSFSLTSHFTLYLDKDAVLLASQDMSEWPTLSPLPSYGRGRDAPAGRYQSFIFGTNLTDVIITGENGTIDGQGAFWWQQFHRKKLKYTRPYLIELMYSDNIQISSLTLLNSPSWNVHPVYSSNIIVQGITIIAPVSSPNTDGINPDSCTNIRIEDCYIVSGDDCVAVKSGWDEYGIKFGWPTKQLAIRRLTCISPYSATIALGSEMSGGIQDVRAEDITAIQTESGVRIKTAVGRGGFVRDIYVKRMNLHTMKWAFKMTGDYNSHADSHYDPNALPEIKGINYRDVVAENVTIAARFEGISNDPFTGICIANVTIGLSAKAKKQPWTCADIEGMTSGVTPPPCSLLPDQGPQKISACDFPQEPLPIDSLELRKCASTVLLS
- the LOC130973293 gene encoding mitogen-activated protein kinase homolog MMK2-like: MALESAPSLADHNNIRGIPTHGGRYVQYNIYGNLFEVSRKYVPPIRPVGRGAYGIVCAAVNAETRDEVAIKKVGNAFDNRIDAKRTLREIKLLRHMDHENVIALKDIIRPPQKENFNDVYVVYELMDTDLHQIIRSNQPLTDDHCRYFLYQLLRGLKYVHSANVLHRDLKPSNLLLNANCDLKIGDFGLARTTSETDFMTEYVVTRWYRAPELLLNCSEYTAAIDIWSVGCILGEIMTRQPLFPGKDYVHQLRLITELIGSPDDASLGFLRSDNARRYVRQLPQYPRQQFAARFPNMSPGAVDLLERMLVFDPNRRITVDEALSHPYLAPLHDINEEPVCARPFSFDFEQPSFTEEDIKELIWRESVMFNPDPPIY